In Deltaproteobacteria bacterium, one genomic interval encodes:
- the recN gene encoding DNA repair protein RecN has protein sequence MLAELHIRNFAIIDELTASFDPGLTVITGETGAGKSILVNAINLVLGSRGSAELIRSGSQEATVAALFSRDPQGSAELLVKRTLASSGRNRVYINGEPATVQIMAQLCRGLVSISGQHEHQLFLDPAVQLQILDHYGELTAQREKYSGSFAAVQELNSEIKRLRRRARERQEKQELHRFQLDEIEKAQVKVDEEVKLEEERKLLRHAEELRQGAAEIHRILYADHAAVVGQLSLCDKLLTELSRLDSNMQSLAKMVEDSRFQLEEVAFSMRDYAERVSADPERLQWVEERLHTIKGLLRKYGGDSRALLATAERLREELETVASDEAEIDAKEKQLELAKKRALSEAVDLSRARRQVSHKLEQAVAESLACLDLPGCTVRVAFDQDRELAGQGIKVDAYLLDSSGIDRVAFLFSANPGEELRPLARVASGGELSRVVLALKELQAREGSQETLIFDEVDAGIGGRTAELVGRRLKALSKSYQVICITHLPQIAAYGDHHYVVRKEARQGRTTTSIARVTNEERLAEIARMLGGVKVSEKTRAHAREMLEQARRAHT, from the coding sequence CAGAGTTGATCCGCAGCGGCAGCCAGGAGGCCACAGTTGCTGCCCTGTTCAGTCGAGATCCTCAGGGATCTGCAGAGCTGCTGGTCAAGAGGACGCTCGCTAGCAGCGGCCGGAATCGTGTCTACATTAATGGCGAACCAGCCACGGTTCAGATAATGGCGCAGCTTTGCCGCGGCCTGGTGAGCATTTCCGGGCAGCACGAACACCAGCTCTTTCTTGATCCTGCGGTGCAGCTGCAAATCCTTGATCACTACGGCGAGCTGACAGCTCAGAGGGAAAAATACAGTGGCAGTTTTGCTGCAGTGCAAGAGCTGAACAGTGAAATCAAACGGCTGCGCAGGCGCGCCAGAGAACGTCAAGAAAAACAAGAACTTCACCGCTTTCAGCTGGATGAAATTGAAAAAGCCCAGGTGAAGGTGGATGAAGAAGTGAAGCTAGAAGAGGAACGCAAGCTGCTCCGCCACGCTGAAGAGCTTCGCCAGGGAGCTGCCGAGATCCACCGCATCCTCTACGCAGACCATGCGGCAGTGGTAGGACAGCTCAGTCTCTGTGATAAACTGCTGACAGAGTTGAGCCGTCTCGACAGCAATATGCAGTCTCTGGCCAAAATGGTGGAGGATAGCCGGTTCCAGCTGGAGGAGGTGGCCTTCAGCATGAGAGATTATGCAGAAAGAGTGTCCGCCGATCCAGAGCGGCTCCAGTGGGTTGAGGAACGGCTGCACACCATAAAAGGGCTGTTGCGCAAATATGGTGGTGACAGCCGGGCGCTGCTGGCTACAGCAGAAAGACTGAGAGAAGAACTGGAGACTGTGGCGAGCGACGAAGCCGAGATCGATGCCAAGGAAAAGCAACTCGAGCTGGCCAAGAAGCGCGCCCTGTCCGAGGCAGTCGATCTCTCCCGAGCACGCCGGCAAGTGAGCCACAAACTGGAGCAGGCTGTAGCAGAAAGTCTTGCCTGTCTTGATCTGCCGGGCTGCACTGTTCGTGTGGCCTTCGATCAGGACAGAGAGCTTGCCGGGCAGGGCATCAAGGTGGACGCTTATCTGCTCGACAGCAGCGGCATCGACAGAGTGGCCTTCTTGTTTTCTGCCAATCCTGGGGAAGAGTTGAGGCCGCTGGCCAGAGTTGCTTCCGGGGGTGAACTGTCACGAGTGGTGCTGGCACTCAAAGAGCTCCAGGCCAGGGAGGGATCTCAGGAAACCTTGATATTCGACGAGGTAGATGCCGGTATCGGGGGGCGAACTGCTGAACTGGTGGGAAGACGACTCAAAGCGCTGTCAAAGAGCTATCAAGTAATATGCATCACTCACCTGCCCCAGATTGCCGCCTACGGCGATCATCATTATGTTGTCCGCAAAGAAGCCCGCCAGGGACGGACTACCACCTCCATAGCCAGGGTGACCAATGAAGAAAGGCTGGCAGAGATAGCCAGGATGCTGGGAGGAGTGAAGGTTTCAGAGAAGACTCGAGCCCATGCCCGCGAAATGCTGGAGCAGGCTCGCAGGGCCCACACTTGA
- a CDS encoding acylphosphatase: MARARAHVFISGRVQGVFFRAYTQRAAQEIGIRGWVRNTPDGRVEAVFEGEKSDVEEMIRWCHRGSPMSQVTAVKVDWQEYTGDFDDFAVKYF; encoded by the coding sequence ATGGCAAGAGCCAGAGCACATGTTTTCATCTCAGGGCGAGTGCAGGGGGTGTTTTTCCGAGCCTACACCCAGCGGGCGGCCCAGGAAATAGGAATCCGTGGTTGGGTGCGAAATACCCCGGACGGCAGAGTCGAGGCGGTTTTTGAAGGGGAAAAAAGTGACGTGGAAGAGATGATTCGCTGGTGCCATCGGGGCTCGCCCATGTCGCAAGTCACTGCGGTGAAAGTTGACTGGCAGGAATACACTGGAGATTTCGACGACTTTGCCGTGAAGTATTTCTGA